TCtagttgatccatatagatctcctcctccagctctccgtttaggaaagctgtcttaacatccatctgatggacgagaagaccatgagaggctgccagtgcaagtagtactcgaatcgtggtcaaacGGGCAACTGGTGAGTAGGTGTCAAAAAATTCCTCGCCttctttttgggtataacccttggccacaagccttgccttgtacttttcaattgtaccattaggcctaagctttttcttgaaaacccatttgcatcctatggacgctcaacgacttcccaagtaccattagacataattgagtccatctcactgcgtactgcttccttccagtagtcagcgtcaggagatgaatatgcctcttctatgtTTCTTGGAGTGTTGtccacgaggtatacaatgtagtcatctccaaaggattttgcaaccctttgtctcttactcttacgagtatctacaatgttatcctcctcaggatttccctcaggcgtttgatcattgtgtttTATCGGTGCAAAGTGTTCATGGGGTATGACAGtttcttgactagaagtgctaggcgtatttttcatgggaaattcattctcaaagaatgtGGCATCTCTGGACTCAATAATTGTACCAATTcgcatgtcgggtactccagagtttactattaagaatctataacccacgctgtgaatagcataaccaaggaacacacaatcaacagtattcggtccaagtttacgctttttggctataggtatatttaccttggccaaatagtcccatgttcgtaggtatgagagatttaatttcttcatttcccattcctcgaatggtgttacttccttatgcttcattggaattttattcaggacatgacaagcagtcaaaactgcctcaccccaccattccttggaaagtcctgtagtgtctaacatggcattcaccatctcagttagagtatGATTCTTTCTTTCGGTtaccccatttgattggggtgaatagggaggcgtcctctcatgaataattccaaactcttcACAAAATGATgtaaactcattggaaaaatactcgccacccctatcagacctcaaccgtttgattttcctttcaacttggttttctacctcagctttaTAGGTCTTAGAGTAATGcaatgcttcatcctttgttttcaatagatacacataacaaaatctagtgcaatcattTATCAGTGTCaagaaatatttctttccccctttagtcaacacgccgttcatttcacacagatcggaatgaacaagttctagaggtgccaaatccctcgcctcagatgccttgtgaggcttgcgaggttgtttcgattgaacacaagtatggcacttggaacctatgaccaaagtgaattttggaattaaactcatgttagccAAGCGCGTCATACAACGgaaattcacatgacaaagtcgtgaatgccacacattggactcatcattctcgctaatatggttaacaacattattattattacacatgtcatccAAAGAAAAGCGGAAGAAGCCTCTGCTGTCATAACATTTTCCAATAAAAgttccatatttagatacgacacatttattggattcaaacacaagtctaaaaccttcTCTACACAGTAGAGAGCCACTAACTAGaatcttctttattgaagggacatgttgcacgttcttcagctgcacggtctttcccgaagtaaacttcagatcgaccgtaccaacaccatgaacagccgcaagtGACCCTTTTctcatcaacaaggaggaacctctcccgacctgataagaagaaaacagggaaatatcagcacatacatgaatattagcaccagtatcaacccaccaatcaggtgaatgaaaaacagagagaattGTAGGTAAAATTTTACCGTACCCTAATGTTCCTCCGCCCTTGCTAatgaccatgttggcagacttcctgtctttgcgttcaggacagtccttggcccaatgcctaGACTTGCGAGACACAAAGCAGTCtccctttgcctttcccttgcctttcttcttaaaattggttgtagccttgggtttgacatcaggcttgactttcttgttgttgtgggatgctTGAGGGTTCTTCTTTtgtaccatattggcactagaacCTCTCTCGACCTTTTTGCCCAAgttgtcctttgccctcgcaTTCTCCTtaacacccaaagagccaatgagatcagaaacactgaactcttgtctcttgtgctttagagaagtggcaaagtccgaccaaaaaggtggcaatttggcaataatgccacccgccacaaacttgtccggcaactcacagttgttgttctcaagctccttagccagcatctgaatctcatgagcttgttccactacagaacggtcatcgaccatcttgtagtcatagaactgctccatgacatataGCTCGCTGCCGGCGTCGGAAACTCtgaacttggcctcaagtgcatcccacatgtcGTTCCCTGAAGGCATTGTGCATATACATGTCCACTATGTTGTCAGCGAGTACATTGATCAATGCTCCATGGAATAGGCAATCCGAAGCCTCGAACTTAACCTCCTCctcaggagagagaggtggttcACTTCGTTTACCCCATGAAATATAGAAACattgcatcgctgtcaaccacagTAGTGCACGTGCTTTCTATCTCTTATAATTAGAACCATCAAAAGTATGTGGTTTTAGTGCAGCaacaaagccaactaccgaaaatgatctatcaggtttttggattgttggaaatatagtcatatatcggcatattttaatccaaaatattaagacaataatcatgaCATGAACAATGTGAGGTGATCTAGTgataaaattaaacataaccaggagcatgcttaagatagaataagcatcatcatcat
The sequence above is drawn from the Oryza glaberrima chromosome 10, OglaRS2, whole genome shotgun sequence genome and encodes:
- the LOC127753009 gene encoding uncharacterized protein LOC127753009, which translates into the protein MAHPEAKLAHLELELAHRSTTPTEAVLPHNLAEGLSQGNDMWDALEAKFRVSDAGSELYVMEQFYDYKMVDDRSVVEQAHEIQMLAKELENNNCELPDKFVAGGIIAKLPPFWSDFATSLKHKRQEFSVSDLIGSLGVKENARAKDNLGKKVERGSSANMVQKKNPQASHNNKKVKPDVKPKATTNFKKKGKGKAKGDCFVSRKSRHWAKDCPERKDRKSANMVISKGGGTLGSGEVPPC